A window of Seriola aureovittata isolate HTS-2021-v1 ecotype China chromosome 17, ASM2101889v1, whole genome shotgun sequence genomic DNA:
ttgaGCATCAGACTATTGAATTTCACTCAGTACAGGATGTTTGTGTCATAACTGTAGAGttatattaaaacacaaaagtttATTTGCAGATGTtgagttttaatattttattatttattcatatttgatCATAGTGAGTGATTATTGTGACTTAAATATAAGTGTATACAGAGGATAtttatagagaaaaaaaatcacaggcaTCAATATATAAGTGACTGACAGGGAGTATTCTTTTTGCCAGATCAGGAGCAGTACAACAATGTGCTCATGCCCAGCATCTTTGGTGTCATCTGTTTCTTTGGGATCTTTGGAAACTGTATAGTCATCTACACCATTGTGAAGAAGACCAAGCTCTGCTCCCAGCAAACAGTACCAGACATATTCATCTTCAGTTTGTCCATCGCAgacctcctctttctccttggCATGCCGTTTCTCATTCACCAGCTTGTGGGTAATGGCTCCTGGTGCTTTGGTGGCACCATGTGCACTGTCATCACAGCACTTGACTCCAATAGCCAGATTGTCAGTACATACATCCTGACTGTAATGACTCTTGATCGCTATCTGGCCACCGTGCATCCCATCCGCTTCAAACACGTCCGAACCCCCTTCATGGCCGGGGCGGCGGTCGCTCTGGTGTGGGTGTTTTCTCTGGTCTCCATCACTCCAGTCTGGATGTACACGGGACTCATGCACCTCAAGGACGGCTCGGTCGGCTGCGCCCTCCTGCTGCCCGACCCCGCTACAGATACATACTGGTTCACCCTCTACCAGTTCTTCTTGGCCTTCGCTCTGCCTTTGGTGGTCATCTGCGGGGTCTTCTTCAAGATTCTCCAAAACATGTCAGCTACAGTTGCTCCACTGCCCCAGCACAGCCTGAGAGTGCGGACGAGAAAGGTGACCTCTATGGCAGTGGCCATATGCctggcatttttcatttgctgGGCCCCTTACTACATCCTGCAGCTGGTCCACCTGGGAGTTCAACGGCCCACCTTTGCCTTCCTGTTTGCCTACAACATTGCCATCAGCATGGGCTACGCCAACAGCTGCATTAACCCATTTATCTACATTATTCTAAGCGATACATTCAAGAGGAAGTTCATTGTAGCCATTCGTCCGTCTCACAGGGTTTTCAGGGTTGCCCCCGCTCTGGCTGATGGCAGCATGAGTCTGAGGATGGCAGCAGACAGCTTGCATCCATCTCACTCGCAGTCATCGGGGGAACTGCTTCAAAACATGCTGCCGGTCACTGTGGCCGTGCGCTGAGATGAGACAGTTAACCAGTCAGTCCACGACCACTGCCAGCAAATCACCATCTGCCACTACTGAGCGCCTGTTTCCCCAGAACACACCTCTGTTTACATGAAGCTGCAACCAAGGAGGAAAACTCATTCCACATAGCGACTTTATTGAACTACACACTACATTTATGCGCCAAGTTGTTATATAGTGTGTGACATTACAAGGTCAGTTCAGTGTGAGTTGTTATCATAGAGAAAAAAGGAACATCAGTTTTCTTCCACCTTatacataacattttcaaactcAGTGAActacagaaaacacattcagataTTGAACTATGGAATGATTCATGATTACTGTAtctctgcatttaaaaaaagaggacagTTTCTGTTCCACACATGGCTCAATAAAGGCCTTC
This region includes:
- the mchr1b gene encoding melanin-concentrating hormone receptor 1, with product MGMDFAYISNSSFSSFSPENVEEDQEQYNNVLMPSIFGVICFFGIFGNCIVIYTIVKKTKLCSQQTVPDIFIFSLSIADLLFLLGMPFLIHQLVGNGSWCFGGTMCTVITALDSNSQIVSTYILTVMTLDRYLATVHPIRFKHVRTPFMAGAAVALVWVFSLVSITPVWMYTGLMHLKDGSVGCALLLPDPATDTYWFTLYQFFLAFALPLVVICGVFFKILQNMSATVAPLPQHSLRVRTRKVTSMAVAICLAFFICWAPYYILQLVHLGVQRPTFAFLFAYNIAISMGYANSCINPFIYIILSDTFKRKFIVAIRPSHRVFRVAPALADGSMSLRMAADSLHPSHSQSSGELLQNMLPVTVAVR